Proteins from a genomic interval of Schaalia odontolytica:
- the nuoE gene encoding NADH-quinone oxidoreductase subunit NuoE: MSYTPDTLARLQADAAQIIARYPQGHARSALLPMLHLIQSVDGYVSPDGIDFISATLELPRAEISAVATFYTQYKRHPTGDYLVGVCTNALCAVMGGDEIWEKVSDKVGVGSDETSADGRITLERIECNAACDYAPVVMVNWEFFDNQTPESAAAMIDDIQEGRDIHPTRGPVVAPTFKENERVLAGFLDGHEDEGPSAGQSTLLGRRIAEEHGWTEPVALGAAEATDPKGEDAK; encoded by the coding sequence ATGAGCTACACACCCGACACCCTGGCGCGCCTGCAGGCAGACGCCGCCCAGATCATCGCCCGCTACCCGCAGGGCCACGCCCGCAGCGCCCTGCTGCCGATGCTCCACCTGATCCAGTCGGTTGACGGCTACGTCAGCCCCGACGGCATCGACTTCATCAGCGCCACCCTGGAGCTGCCGCGCGCCGAGATCAGCGCGGTCGCCACCTTCTACACCCAGTACAAGCGCCACCCCACCGGCGACTACCTCGTGGGCGTGTGCACGAACGCGCTGTGCGCCGTCATGGGCGGGGACGAGATCTGGGAGAAGGTCTCCGACAAGGTCGGCGTCGGAAGCGACGAGACCAGTGCGGATGGCCGCATCACCCTCGAACGCATCGAGTGCAACGCCGCGTGCGACTACGCGCCCGTCGTCATGGTCAACTGGGAGTTCTTCGACAACCAGACGCCGGAGTCGGCCGCGGCGATGATCGACGACATCCAGGAGGGCCGCGACATCCACCCGACCCGTGGCCCCGTCGTCGCCCCGACCTTCAAGGAGAACGAGCGCGTCCTGGCGGGCTTCCTCGACGGCCACGAGGACGAGGGACCCTCCGCCGGCCAATCCACCCTGCTGGGCCGACGCATCGCCGAGGAGCACGGCTGGACCGAACCGGTTGCACTCGGCGCCGCCGAGGCCACCGACCCGAAGGGAGAGGACGCGAAGTGA
- the nuoF gene encoding NADH-quinone oxidoreductase subunit NuoF, with product MSTAYAAPGPLTPIITNGWGEERSWTLDSYRARGGYLGLEKARAMDPADIVAAVKDSGLRGRGGAGFPSGLKWSFLPPADGGPRYLVVNADESEPGTCKDIPLIMGNPHVLIEGIAITSRAIGCDHAFVYLRGEVTHVYRRLLSAVREATEAGVLGDLRITAHAGAGAYICGEETALLDSLEGRRGHPRLKPPFPAVAGLYARPTVVNNVETIAQVAGIFRNSPQWFASMGTEKSKGHGIFSVSGHVANPGQFEAPFGITMRELIDMAGGIREGHTLKFWTPGGSSTPIFTQDELDTPLDYESVGAAGSMLGTRALQVFDETVSVVRVITRWSEFYQHESCGKCTPCREGTYWMKQIMLRLERGEGRPGDVDLLDEIAHNIAGRSFCPLGDAAATPIMSGIKRFRDEFEAGLTTPARELFPYEASANYARGGGR from the coding sequence GTGAGCACCGCATACGCTGCGCCCGGGCCGCTGACCCCGATCATCACCAACGGGTGGGGCGAGGAACGCTCCTGGACCCTGGACTCCTACCGCGCGCGCGGAGGCTACCTGGGCCTCGAGAAGGCGCGCGCCATGGACCCCGCCGACATCGTCGCCGCCGTCAAGGACTCGGGCCTGCGAGGCCGAGGAGGCGCAGGCTTCCCCTCGGGCCTCAAGTGGTCCTTCCTGCCCCCCGCCGACGGAGGCCCCCGATACCTCGTCGTCAACGCGGATGAGTCCGAGCCGGGAACCTGCAAGGACATCCCGCTCATCATGGGTAACCCGCACGTCCTCATCGAGGGCATCGCGATCACGTCGCGGGCGATCGGCTGCGACCACGCGTTCGTCTACCTGCGCGGCGAGGTCACGCACGTGTACCGCCGCCTCCTCAGCGCCGTGCGCGAGGCCACCGAAGCGGGCGTGCTCGGCGATCTGCGCATCACCGCCCACGCGGGCGCGGGCGCCTACATCTGCGGCGAGGAAACCGCGCTCCTCGACTCGCTCGAGGGACGCCGCGGTCATCCGCGCCTCAAGCCCCCCTTCCCCGCGGTCGCAGGCCTGTACGCCCGTCCCACGGTCGTCAACAACGTCGAGACCATCGCTCAGGTGGCGGGCATTTTCCGCAACTCGCCGCAGTGGTTCGCGTCGATGGGCACCGAGAAGTCCAAGGGCCACGGAATCTTCTCCGTCTCCGGCCACGTCGCCAATCCCGGCCAGTTCGAGGCCCCCTTCGGCATCACGATGCGCGAACTCATCGATATGGCGGGCGGTATCCGCGAGGGGCACACGCTGAAGTTCTGGACGCCCGGCGGCTCCTCGACCCCGATCTTCACGCAGGACGAGCTCGACACCCCGCTCGACTACGAGTCCGTGGGCGCGGCCGGGTCCATGCTCGGCACCCGCGCCCTGCAGGTGTTCGACGAGACCGTCTCGGTGGTGCGCGTCATCACCCGGTGGTCCGAGTTCTATCAGCACGAGTCCTGCGGCAAGTGCACGCCCTGCCGCGAGGGGACCTACTGGATGAAGCAGATCATGCTGCGCCTTGAGCGGGGTGAAGGCCGCCCCGGCGACGTCGACCTGCTCGACGAGATCGCTCACAACATCGCCGGCCGCAGCTTCTGCCCGCTCGGTGATGCCGCAGCAACCCCGATTATGTCGGGCATCAAGCGCTTCCGCGACGAGTTCGAAGCCGGGCTGACCACGCCCGCCCGCGAGCTTTTCCCCTACGAGGCGTCCGCTAACTACGCGCGAGGAGGTGGCCGATGA
- a CDS encoding NADH-quinone oxidoreductase subunit G, translated as MSDAANMIDVTIDDVQVSVPKGTLVIRAAEQAGIRIPRFCDHPLLAPVAACRQCLVEVGMPDRNTGELRFMPKPQPSCAQTVTPGMVVKTQHTSEVSKRAQHGVMEFLLINHPLDCPVCDKGGECPLQNQAMSDGRATSRFTDAKRTFKKPLRLTSQILLDRERCILCQRCVRFGKEISGDVFMDLQGRGGGSAPTDDHSFMGEQVGGFDTTTLDFFDPTAVDASTSTLSSPFGTDAIVGSLNEGELCVAERDVSGRAFASYFSGNIIQICPVGALTAASYRFRARPFDLVSTAAVTEHDASGSAIRQDIRRGEVVRRMSGNDPEVNEEWITDKDRFAFEWDKVDRLTVPLVREKGELVPTSWSDALDRVRGGLEQAGSSVGFLPGGHLTFEDAWAWSKFARTVVGSDSIDFRSRPSSEEERSFLASHVAGTGLATTYADLESAGQVLLVALEPEDECGAMFLRLRKGVRKSGLAVASIAPFTSAGSRKMNARVLHAAPGAEPALVDEIRVGGRFDDLAGALADGIVLVGERAGATPGLLSAVVALAERTGARLAWVPRRAGDRAAVEAGLLPGLAPFGRGIDEAGAASLGWGDLPERGLDASQMIEAAASGSLGALVVGGVDVRDFPDPALLRRALDEVPFLVSLEVRSSEVSERADVVLPVAPAVEKNGTYINWEGRLRPFGQARSATSLTDRDVLVRLTEEFDDDLGVTALSDLYAEVNALMDWDGEPQEFAAVAPAAAPAPEPGRVLVASHKPMIDAGRLQDGAPWLAGSARRPVLLASAATLARAGIAPGADATLETERGSVTLPAAIGDLPDGVAWVPECSVGSVLHERLGGVGTVATLRATQEVA; from the coding sequence ATGAGCGACGCTGCCAACATGATCGACGTCACCATCGACGACGTTCAGGTTTCAGTCCCCAAGGGCACGCTCGTGATCCGCGCCGCCGAGCAGGCGGGCATCCGGATCCCGCGCTTCTGCGACCACCCGCTGCTGGCCCCGGTCGCCGCGTGCCGCCAGTGCCTGGTCGAGGTCGGCATGCCCGACCGCAACACGGGCGAGCTGCGCTTCATGCCCAAGCCCCAGCCCTCCTGCGCGCAGACCGTCACCCCCGGCATGGTCGTCAAGACCCAGCACACCTCCGAGGTATCCAAGCGCGCCCAGCACGGCGTCATGGAGTTCCTGCTCATCAACCACCCGTTGGACTGCCCCGTGTGCGATAAGGGCGGCGAGTGCCCCCTGCAGAACCAGGCGATGAGCGATGGGCGCGCCACCTCCCGCTTCACGGACGCCAAGCGCACCTTCAAGAAGCCACTTCGCCTCACCTCCCAGATCCTCCTGGATCGCGAGCGCTGCATCCTGTGCCAGCGCTGCGTGCGCTTCGGCAAGGAGATCTCCGGCGACGTGTTCATGGACCTGCAGGGCCGCGGCGGCGGCAGCGCCCCCACCGACGATCACTCCTTCATGGGTGAGCAGGTCGGAGGCTTCGACACGACCACCCTGGACTTCTTTGACCCGACGGCCGTTGATGCCTCAACGTCGACGCTGTCCTCGCCCTTCGGCACCGACGCGATCGTGGGCTCCCTGAACGAGGGCGAGCTCTGCGTTGCCGAACGCGACGTGTCGGGCCGCGCCTTCGCCTCCTACTTCTCGGGCAACATCATCCAGATCTGCCCGGTCGGCGCCCTCACCGCCGCCTCCTACCGTTTCCGAGCCCGCCCCTTCGACCTCGTCTCCACGGCCGCCGTCACCGAGCACGACGCCTCCGGGTCGGCGATCCGCCAGGATATTCGCCGCGGCGAGGTCGTTCGCCGGATGAGCGGCAACGACCCCGAGGTCAACGAGGAGTGGATTACCGACAAGGACCGCTTCGCCTTCGAATGGGACAAGGTTGACCGCCTGACGGTCCCGCTCGTGCGCGAGAAGGGCGAGCTGGTTCCCACCTCCTGGTCCGACGCGCTGGACCGCGTGCGCGGGGGCCTTGAGCAGGCGGGTTCGTCCGTGGGCTTCCTGCCCGGCGGGCACCTGACCTTCGAGGACGCGTGGGCGTGGTCCAAGTTCGCCCGCACGGTCGTGGGCAGCGACTCCATCGACTTCCGCTCCCGCCCCTCCAGCGAGGAGGAGCGCTCCTTCCTGGCCTCCCACGTGGCCGGGACCGGCCTGGCCACCACGTACGCGGACCTCGAGAGCGCCGGACAGGTTCTCCTCGTCGCCCTCGAACCCGAGGACGAGTGCGGCGCCATGTTCCTGCGCCTGCGCAAGGGAGTGCGCAAGTCGGGCCTCGCGGTCGCCTCGATCGCACCCTTCACCTCGGCGGGATCGCGCAAGATGAACGCCCGAGTCCTGCACGCGGCCCCCGGCGCCGAACCCGCGCTCGTGGACGAGATCCGCGTCGGCGGACGATTCGACGACCTCGCCGGTGCCCTCGCCGACGGCATCGTTCTCGTCGGCGAGCGCGCGGGCGCCACCCCCGGCCTGCTCTCCGCCGTCGTCGCCCTGGCCGAGCGCACGGGCGCGCGCCTCGCGTGGGTGCCCCGCCGCGCCGGCGACCGGGCCGCCGTCGAGGCCGGCCTGCTGCCGGGGCTGGCCCCCTTCGGCCGAGGAATCGACGAGGCCGGAGCCGCCTCCCTCGGGTGGGGCGATCTGCCCGAGCGCGGCCTGGACGCCTCGCAGATGATCGAGGCGGCGGCCTCCGGTTCCCTCGGTGCCCTCGTCGTCGGCGGCGTTGACGTGCGAGACTTCCCCGATCCGGCGCTCCTACGCCGCGCCCTCGACGAGGTCCCCTTCCTGGTATCCCTCGAGGTCCGCTCCTCCGAGGTGAGCGAACGCGCGGACGTCGTCCTTCCCGTGGCACCCGCGGTCGAGAAGAACGGCACGTACATCAACTGGGAGGGACGCCTGCGTCCCTTCGGCCAGGCTCGCTCGGCGACCTCCCTGACCGACCGCGATGTTCTCGTTCGACTGACCGAGGAGTTCGACGACGACTTGGGCGTCACCGCCCTGTCGGACCTGTACGCCGAGGTCAACGCCCTCATGGATTGGGACGGCGAGCCGCAGGAGTTCGCGGCGGTTGCCCCGGCCGCGGCTCCCGCCCCGGAGCCGGGCCGCGTCCTCGTCGCCTCCCACAAGCCCATGATCGACGCCGGACGCCTCCAGGACGGAGCCCCGTGGCTGGCCGGATCGGCCCGACGCCCCGTCCTCCTGGCCTCCGCGGCCACGCTGGCCCGTGCCGGCATCGCCCCCGGGGCCGATGCGACGCTCGAGACTGAGCGCGGAAGCGTCACCCTTCCGGCCGCTATCGGCGACCTGCCCGACGGCGTCGCGTGGGTTCCCGAATGCTCGGTCGGCTCCGTCCTACACGAGCGCCTCGGCGGTGTCGGCACCGTCGCGACGCTGCGCGCCACGCAGGAGGTGGCATGA
- the nuoH gene encoding NADH-quinone oxidoreductase subunit NuoH: MTLAPFAVPEYSAADFSHETWWLSLIKAVFIIVFLIANVLIALWVERRGLGRMQTRPGPNVAGPLGLFQAFADAGKLLFKEDMWTRRAERFLYFLAPAIAAFAAFSVFAVIPMGPNVRIAGISTPLQLTDMPVASLYILAMASVGLYGIVLGGWSTRSTLPLYGAVRSTAQVISYELAMGLSLVSVFLMSGSMSTSQIVAAQGQFWWGFTLLPAFVIYCISATGEVNRLPFDLPEAEGELVAGHMTEYSSMKFGWYYLSEYVNMLNVSAVATTMFFGGWHAPWPLSHVEFLNSGWWGMLWFFLKLWFFMFLLVWTRATLLRFRYDQFMNFGWKRLMPIALGWLVLVALVRGITQFVEVPTPYLFGGVGVLFLIALVIIWLTDRPEPEPVPPSERDYTGFEDGFPVPPLPGQTPVASPRAAATIEGELATAGASDSPKESTDE; this comes from the coding sequence ATGACACTCGCACCCTTCGCAGTCCCGGAGTACTCCGCCGCGGACTTTAGTCACGAGACCTGGTGGCTCAGCCTCATCAAGGCCGTCTTCATCATCGTCTTCCTGATCGCCAACGTGCTCATCGCCCTGTGGGTGGAGCGCCGAGGCCTGGGTCGCATGCAGACGCGTCCGGGCCCGAACGTGGCAGGCCCCCTGGGTCTCTTCCAGGCCTTCGCCGACGCCGGTAAGCTCCTCTTCAAAGAGGACATGTGGACCCGTCGGGCCGAGAGGTTCCTGTACTTCCTGGCCCCCGCGATCGCCGCCTTCGCCGCGTTCAGCGTCTTCGCGGTCATCCCCATGGGACCCAACGTGAGGATCGCCGGCATCTCGACGCCCCTGCAGCTGACTGACATGCCCGTCGCCTCCCTTTACATTCTGGCCATGGCGTCGGTGGGCCTGTACGGCATCGTCCTCGGTGGTTGGTCGACCCGCTCGACCCTGCCCCTGTACGGCGCCGTGCGATCCACCGCCCAGGTCATCTCCTACGAGCTGGCCATGGGCCTGTCCCTCGTGAGCGTCTTCCTCATGTCGGGCTCCATGTCCACCTCGCAGATCGTCGCCGCCCAGGGACAGTTCTGGTGGGGCTTCACGCTCCTGCCGGCCTTCGTCATCTACTGCATCAGTGCCACCGGCGAGGTCAACCGACTGCCCTTCGACCTTCCCGAGGCCGAGGGCGAGCTCGTCGCCGGACACATGACCGAGTACTCCTCGATGAAGTTCGGCTGGTACTACCTCTCCGAGTACGTCAATATGCTCAACGTCTCGGCCGTGGCCACCACGATGTTCTTCGGGGGCTGGCACGCGCCCTGGCCGCTGTCCCACGTCGAGTTCCTCAACTCCGGCTGGTGGGGCATGCTGTGGTTCTTCCTCAAGCTCTGGTTCTTCATGTTCCTGCTGGTGTGGACCCGCGCGACTCTGCTGCGCTTCCGCTACGACCAGTTCATGAACTTCGGGTGGAAGCGCCTCATGCCCATCGCCCTGGGATGGCTCGTGCTTGTCGCCCTCGTGCGCGGCATCACCCAGTTCGTTGAGGTTCCCACCCCCTACCTCTTCGGAGGAGTCGGGGTCCTCTTCCTCATCGCCCTGGTGATCATCTGGCTGACCGACAGGCCCGAACCCGAGCCGGTCCCGCCATCCGAGCGCGACTACACGGGCTTCGAGGACGGCTTCCCCGTCCCGCCCCTGCCCGGACAGACCCCCGTCGCCTCGCCGCGCGCCGCCGCCACCATTGAGGGCGAGCTGGCCACGGCCGGGGCATCCGACAGCCCGAAGGAGAGCACCGATGAGTGA
- the nuoI gene encoding NADH-quinone oxidoreductase subunit NuoI, whose amino-acid sequence MSEKTTDEDMLFEHDPKGAFAQFVAPMAGYGVTLSSFFRPTVTEQYPREPARVMPRFHGRHQLNRYDDGLEKCVGCELCAWACPADAIFVEAASNTPDEQYSAGERYGRVYQINYLRCIFCGMCIEACPTRALTMTNDFEIATYTREDDIYEKEDLLVPLSEGMLAAPHPMVEGKNDIDYYRGEVTGPTADQVDWVAARRPDDPSLKTVRVAQEARS is encoded by the coding sequence ATGAGTGAGAAGACCACCGACGAGGACATGCTCTTCGAGCACGACCCCAAGGGTGCGTTCGCCCAGTTCGTCGCACCCATGGCCGGCTACGGCGTTACGCTGTCGTCCTTCTTCCGGCCCACCGTCACCGAGCAGTACCCCCGTGAACCCGCGCGAGTCATGCCCCGCTTCCACGGACGTCACCAGCTCAACCGCTACGACGACGGCCTGGAGAAGTGCGTGGGCTGTGAGCTGTGCGCGTGGGCGTGCCCCGCCGACGCCATCTTCGTCGAGGCCGCCTCCAATACCCCCGACGAGCAGTACTCGGCGGGCGAACGCTACGGCCGCGTCTACCAGATCAACTACCTGCGATGCATCTTCTGCGGCATGTGCATCGAAGCGTGCCCCACGCGGGCACTGACGATGACGAACGACTTCGAGATCGCCACGTACACGCGCGAGGACGACATCTACGAGAAGGAAGACCTGCTGGTTCCCCTCTCCGAGGGAATGCTCGCAGCGCCTCATCCCATGGTCGAGGGAAAGAACGACATCGACTACTACCGCGGGGAAGTCACCGGCCCCACCGCCGACCAGGTCGACTGGGTCGCGGCCCGCCGCCCAGACGACCCCTCCCTCAAGACGGTACGAGTCGCGCAGGAGGCACGCTCATGA
- a CDS encoding NADH-quinone oxidoreductase subunit J produces MNLSIDWPLMESTGEIILFVCTAIAMVACALGVLFCKKAAHAVICMVGVMLGLAILYIANSAPFMGVAQIVVYTGAIMMLFLFVIMLIGIGASDDYVRQSRGAIVGSVLGGLGLALIIATAIVKSSHAAHAPSKATPTSDEPITDLAIMLFQEHWLSMELAGALLITAAVGAMLLTHSDRLTAKADQAQTARSKMRAFEEKGARIGQLPAPGVYAQSNAADVPALSGETLGPVEESVPRVLRVRGLTRTIGEVTPEVSAQLTLARTDRDGASSEAESPYAIGRTPDVPRSGSFGMPGATAPTGLAQPQPRRRRTTTPTEKKEESK; encoded by the coding sequence ATGAACCTGTCCATCGATTGGCCCCTCATGGAGTCAACGGGGGAGATCATCCTCTTCGTGTGCACGGCCATCGCCATGGTGGCGTGCGCCCTGGGGGTCCTCTTCTGCAAGAAGGCCGCCCACGCCGTCATCTGCATGGTCGGCGTCATGCTCGGCCTCGCGATCCTGTACATCGCCAATAGCGCTCCCTTCATGGGAGTCGCCCAGATCGTCGTGTACACGGGCGCCATCATGATGCTGTTCCTGTTCGTCATCATGCTCATCGGTATCGGCGCCTCCGACGACTACGTGCGTCAGAGCCGCGGGGCGATCGTCGGGTCCGTCCTCGGCGGGCTCGGGCTCGCTCTCATCATCGCGACGGCGATCGTGAAGTCCTCCCACGCCGCGCACGCCCCCAGCAAGGCAACCCCCACCTCCGACGAACCGATCACCGACCTGGCGATCATGCTCTTCCAGGAGCACTGGCTGAGCATGGAGCTCGCCGGTGCCCTGCTCATCACGGCGGCCGTCGGCGCGATGCTGCTCACCCACTCCGATCGTCTGACCGCCAAGGCCGATCAGGCGCAGACCGCGCGCTCCAAGATGCGGGCCTTCGAAGAGAAGGGTGCGCGCATCGGTCAGCTTCCCGCCCCCGGCGTCTACGCCCAGTCGAATGCGGCGGACGTGCCGGCGCTCTCGGGCGAGACGCTCGGTCCCGTCGAGGAATCCGTGCCCCGCGTCCTGCGCGTACGCGGCCTGACCCGCACGATCGGCGAGGTCACCCCCGAGGTCTCCGCCCAGCTCACCCTCGCTCGCACCGATCGGGACGGCGCCTCCTCCGAGGCGGAGTCGCCCTACGCGATCGGGCGCACGCCCGACGTTCCCCGTTCCGGCTCCTTCGGGATGCCCGGCGCCACCGCGCCCACCGGACTGGCACAGCCCCAGCCTCGTCGCCGGCGCACAACCACCCCCACTGAGAAGAAGGAGGAGAGCAAGTGA
- the nuoK gene encoding NADH-quinone oxidoreductase subunit NuoK, which translates to MSLAWYLILAGVLFGIGATTVLVRRSAVIALMGVEMMLNAANLVLVTFSRINSNIDGQIMAFFVMVVAAAEVVVGLSIIVSIYRSRSTTSVDDLNLLKN; encoded by the coding sequence GTGAGTCTCGCCTGGTACCTCATCCTTGCGGGTGTGCTGTTCGGAATCGGAGCGACGACGGTCCTCGTGCGCCGCAGCGCGGTCATCGCGCTCATGGGCGTCGAGATGATGCTCAACGCGGCGAACCTCGTCCTCGTGACGTTCTCGCGCATCAACTCCAACATTGACGGCCAGATCATGGCGTTCTTCGTCATGGTCGTGGCAGCCGCCGAAGTCGTCGTCGGCCTGTCGATCATCGTGTCCATCTACCGTTCGCGCTCGACCACGAGCGTGGACGACCTGAACCTGCTGAAGAACTGA
- the nuoL gene encoding NADH-quinone oxidoreductase subunit L — translation MTTFVFAQAVGATDVVAASGPASYAWLLILIPLASSGLLLLLGRASNRWGHLLATAASWATFIVGALIAAQMWSAPESARRFTQTLFTWIPAGDFTVNFGLLVDPLSITFVILVTFVGSLIHVYAIAYMAHDPARRRFFAYLNFFIAAMLTLVLADSYAGLFAGWEGVGLASYLLIGFWNHVPANAVAAKKAFIMNRVGDMGMLIAMMAMVASFHSVTFADVSSKVASVPTASATVIGFFLLVAACGKSAQFPLQAWLGDAMAGPTPVSALIHAATMVTAGVYLIVRSGAVFVAAPVAATGVAVIGAITLLFGAIVGSAKDDMKKVLAASTMSQIGYMMLGAGLGPIGWAFAIFHLFTHGFFKALMFLGAGSVMHGMGDQVNMRRFGALRGAMKVTWLTFMMGWLAILGVPPLSGYWSKDKIIEAAFSAHSFGSAEAAWVGWVYGLVALVGAGVTAFYMSRLFFMTFHGKARWTTEAEGAAVHPHESGPLMTVPMIVLAIGAVLLGGALSVGDTFINWLAPAIGHVEHGHPVLNEYVIQGATLALVVVGALVAWMKYSRDEVPTSVPAGNALTEAARRDLYQDTVNETLFMMPAKGLVTVARVGDASAIDGVLRGLGGGSQMLGRVVGVTQNGLVRTYAAYILGGVIIALAIVLGFRL, via the coding sequence ATGACCACCTTCGTTTTTGCGCAGGCCGTTGGAGCCACCGACGTGGTTGCGGCCTCGGGGCCCGCATCCTACGCGTGGCTCCTCATCCTGATCCCGCTCGCCTCCTCCGGCCTTCTCCTGCTCCTGGGGCGGGCCTCGAACCGGTGGGGACACCTGCTGGCCACGGCAGCGTCGTGGGCGACCTTTATCGTCGGCGCGCTCATTGCCGCCCAGATGTGGAGCGCTCCCGAGAGCGCGCGCCGCTTTACCCAGACGCTCTTCACGTGGATCCCCGCCGGTGATTTCACCGTGAACTTCGGGCTGCTTGTCGATCCCCTCTCCATCACCTTCGTGATCCTGGTGACCTTCGTCGGCTCGCTCATCCACGTCTACGCGATCGCCTACATGGCGCACGACCCGGCCAGGCGCCGCTTCTTCGCCTACCTGAACTTCTTCATCGCGGCGATGCTGACGCTGGTCCTGGCCGACTCCTACGCCGGGCTCTTCGCCGGCTGGGAGGGCGTGGGCCTCGCATCCTACTTGCTCATCGGCTTCTGGAACCACGTTCCCGCCAACGCCGTTGCCGCGAAGAAGGCGTTCATCATGAACCGCGTGGGCGACATGGGCATGCTCATCGCCATGATGGCGATGGTCGCCTCCTTCCACTCGGTGACCTTCGCGGATGTGTCCTCGAAGGTCGCCTCGGTTCCGACCGCGTCCGCGACCGTCATCGGGTTCTTCCTGCTGGTCGCCGCCTGCGGTAAGTCCGCCCAGTTCCCCCTGCAGGCGTGGCTGGGTGACGCGATGGCCGGGCCGACGCCCGTGTCCGCGCTCATTCACGCCGCCACCATGGTTACCGCCGGCGTCTACCTGATCGTCCGCTCCGGCGCGGTCTTCGTCGCCGCCCCCGTCGCCGCGACCGGCGTCGCCGTCATCGGCGCGATCACCCTGCTCTTCGGAGCGATCGTCGGCTCGGCCAAGGACGACATGAAGAAGGTCCTCGCGGCCTCCACCATGAGCCAGATCGGCTACATGATGCTTGGCGCCGGGCTGGGTCCCATCGGCTGGGCGTTCGCGATCTTCCACCTCTTCACCCACGGCTTCTTCAAGGCCCTCATGTTCCTGGGAGCCGGCTCCGTCATGCACGGCATGGGCGACCAGGTCAACATGCGTCGCTTCGGTGCCCTGCGAGGCGCCATGAAGGTCACGTGGCTGACGTTCATGATGGGCTGGCTCGCCATCCTCGGCGTCCCGCCCCTGTCCGGCTACTGGTCGAAGGACAAGATCATCGAGGCTGCCTTCAGCGCCCACAGCTTCGGCAGCGCCGAGGCCGCGTGGGTCGGCTGGGTCTACGGACTCGTCGCCCTGGTCGGCGCCGGGGTCACGGCCTTCTACATGTCGCGCCTCTTCTTCATGACCTTCCACGGCAAGGCCCGCTGGACCACCGAGGCCGAGGGAGCCGCCGTGCACCCCCACGAGTCCGGCCCCCTCATGACGGTCCCGATGATCGTCCTCGCCATCGGTGCGGTCCTCCTGGGCGGCGCGCTCTCCGTGGGTGACACCTTCATCAACTGGCTTGCTCCCGCGATCGGTCACGTCGAGCACGGCCACCCCGTCCTGAACGAGTACGTGATCCAGGGCGCGACCCTCGCCCTCGTGGTCGTCGGCGCGCTTGTCGCGTGGATGAAGTACAGTCGCGACGAGGTTCCCACCTCCGTTCCCGCCGGAAACGCCCTCACCGAGGCCGCCCGCCGCGACCTCTACCAGGACACCGTCAACGAGACCCTGTTCATGATGCCCGCCAAGGGGCTGGTGACCGTCGCCAGAGTCGGGGACGCGAGCGCCATCGACGGTGTGCTTCGCGGCCTGGGGGGCGGCTCCCAGATGCTTGGGCGCGTCGTCGGAGTGACCCAGAACGGGCTCGTGCGCACGTACGCCGCCTACATTCTCGGCGGCGTCATCATCGCCCTGGCCATCGTCCTCGGATTCAGGCTCTAA